A stretch of the Bradyrhizobium sp. CCBAU 53351 genome encodes the following:
- a CDS encoding trypsin-like serine protease — protein MKKLATFVTTALLLATPAHAIVGGGTPQAEGVARAVVTIVGSRGNFCTGSLIAPRVVLTVAHCVQPGADYKIVDRGTDGAPQLLNVRTVAIHPNFNMQAMQSHRATADVALLQLEIPLKGKSAVTVGMPQIPIRVGGRFTIAGIGVTVRGEGKSGGTIRVAGLVATGQPGTLQIRLVDPVTNGVREGIGACTGDSGGPVFEDKPNGAVLVGLVSWSTGPNGAAGCGGLTGVTPLTLYRDWILQTARSWGAAL, from the coding sequence ATGAAGAAGCTTGCCACGTTCGTCACGACAGCGCTGCTGCTCGCCACGCCCGCTCACGCGATCGTCGGCGGCGGCACGCCGCAGGCCGAGGGCGTGGCGCGCGCGGTCGTCACCATCGTCGGCTCGCGCGGCAATTTCTGCACCGGCAGCCTGATTGCGCCACGTGTGGTCCTGACGGTCGCGCACTGTGTCCAGCCCGGCGCTGACTACAAGATCGTCGATCGCGGCACCGACGGTGCGCCGCAATTGCTGAACGTGCGCACGGTCGCGATCCATCCGAACTTCAACATGCAGGCGATGCAATCACATCGTGCCACTGCCGACGTGGCATTGCTGCAACTGGAAATTCCACTCAAGGGAAAATCCGCGGTGACGGTCGGCATGCCGCAGATTCCAATTCGGGTGGGCGGCCGCTTCACGATCGCCGGCATTGGCGTCACGGTGCGCGGGGAAGGCAAGAGTGGCGGCACGATTCGTGTCGCCGGACTCGTTGCCACGGGCCAGCCCGGCACGCTCCAGATCCGGCTGGTCGATCCCGTAACCAACGGTGTTCGTGAAGGAATCGGCGCCTGCACAGGCGATTCCGGCGGGCCTGTGTTCGAGGATAAGCCGAATGGTGCCGTTCTCGTCGGTCTCGTCAGCTGGTCTACGGGGCCGAACGGCGCTGCCGGTTGCGGCGGCTTGACCGGTGTCACACCGCTCACGCTCTACCGCGACTGGATCTTGCAGACCGCGCGGAGCTGGGGTGCGGCACTGTGA
- a CDS encoding HAD-IA family hydrolase, with amino-acid sequence MTIEAVIFDFGGVLTSSPFEAFTRFETERGLPADIIRRTNAANHLENAWARFERAEVDIETFDRLFAEESLALGAEVRGREVLPLLQGDLRPEMVEALKRIKAEFKTGCITNNLPANAIGSMTGRSLYIAEVMVLFDHVIESAKIGLRKPDPRIYRMMVETLKVDPKRCVYLDDLGVNLKPAREMGMTTIKVTSGAQAIAELEAATALKLS; translated from the coding sequence GTGACGATCGAGGCGGTGATCTTTGATTTTGGCGGGGTGCTGACGAGCTCGCCGTTCGAGGCGTTCACGCGGTTCGAGACCGAACGCGGCCTGCCTGCCGACATCATCCGACGCACCAATGCCGCCAACCATCTGGAAAACGCCTGGGCCAGGTTCGAGCGCGCCGAGGTCGACATCGAGACGTTCGATCGTCTGTTTGCCGAGGAATCGCTGGCCCTCGGCGCCGAGGTGCGCGGCCGCGAGGTGCTGCCCTTGCTGCAGGGCGACCTCCGCCCCGAGATGGTCGAAGCCTTGAAGCGCATCAAGGCGGAATTCAAGACCGGCTGCATCACCAACAACCTGCCCGCCAATGCGATTGGCAGCATGACGGGGCGCTCGCTCTACATCGCCGAGGTCATGGTGCTGTTCGATCACGTGATCGAATCCGCCAAGATCGGCCTGCGCAAGCCCGATCCGCGCATCTACAGGATGATGGTTGAGACCCTGAAGGTCGATCCCAAGAGGTGCGTCTACCTCGACGATCTCGGCGTCAACCTCAAGCCGGCGCGCGAGATGGGCATGACCACGATCAAGGTGACGAGCGGCGCGCAGGCGATCGCCGAACTTGAAGCCGCGACGGCGCTGAAGCTGAGCTAG
- a CDS encoding IS630 family transposase yields MANAGVRGRPIAPLVLSQQERTYLERQVRRHRVARSLSERCRAILRCADGLPSKSVAAELGLHEHTVGKWRRRFLKDRCDGLLDEARPGRPRTINDDQVAAVIERTLRTTPADATHWSIRSMAAETGFSHTTIRRMWAAFGLQPHRSQTFKLSSDPLFVDKVRDIVGLYLSPPNRALVLSIDEKSQIQALDREQPVLPMMPGIPERRTHSYVRHGTTTLFAALDVASGFVIGKCYKRHRAVEFLKFLKEIDAQVPEGLDVHIVMDNYATHKTPRIKAWLARRPHYHVHFTPTSASWINQVERWFAELTRKQIQRGVHTSVRQLEADIRTFIDLHNKNPKPFKWTKSADQILASVKRFCHKAQQTLCGEL; encoded by the coding sequence GTGGCGAATGCGGGTGTGCGAGGCCGGCCGATTGCGCCGTTGGTGCTGAGTCAGCAGGAGCGGACGTACCTGGAGAGGCAAGTTCGTCGTCATCGTGTTGCCCGGTCGCTATCTGAGCGATGCCGCGCGATCCTGCGATGCGCGGATGGATTGCCTAGCAAGTCTGTGGCTGCCGAACTCGGCCTCCACGAACACACCGTTGGCAAGTGGCGTCGCCGATTTTTGAAGGACCGCTGTGATGGCCTGCTTGACGAGGCACGCCCTGGCCGCCCTCGAACCATCAACGATGATCAGGTTGCCGCGGTGATCGAGCGGACGTTGCGGACGACGCCAGCCGATGCGACGCACTGGTCGATCCGCTCGATGGCTGCGGAAACCGGCTTTTCCCACACCACGATCCGCCGAATGTGGGCGGCGTTCGGCTTGCAGCCGCACCGTAGCCAGACATTCAAGCTATCGAGCGATCCGCTGTTCGTCGACAAGGTACGCGACATCGTCGGCCTTTACCTGTCCCCACCGAACCGAGCCCTTGTTCTGAGCATCGATGAGAAAAGCCAGATTCAGGCACTCGATCGCGAGCAGCCGGTCTTGCCGATGATGCCCGGCATACCGGAGCGTCGTACGCACAGCTATGTGCGGCATGGTACGACCACGCTGTTTGCCGCGCTCGATGTCGCCTCGGGGTTCGTCATCGGCAAATGCTACAAGCGCCACCGGGCAGTCGAGTTCTTGAAGTTTCTAAAAGAGATCGATGCTCAAGTCCCTGAAGGCCTCGATGTCCATATCGTCATGGACAACTACGCCACCCACAAGACACCCAGGATCAAAGCGTGGCTCGCCCGTCGGCCGCATTATCATGTCCACTTCACGCCGACTTCCGCGTCATGGATCAATCAGGTCGAACGCTGGTTCGCTGAGCTCACCAGAAAGCAGATCCAGCGAGGTGTTCACACCTCCGTCAGGCAGCTCGAGGCCGATATCCGTACCTTCATCGACCTGCACAACAAAAATCCCAAGCCCTTCAAATGGACCAAGTCCGCAGACCAGATTTTGGCTTCCGTCAAACGCTTCTGCCACAAAGCCCAGCAGACTTTATGTGGCGAACTTTAG
- the mtnA gene encoding S-methyl-5-thioribose-1-phosphate isomerase, translated as MKVDGKHFRSIWRERDGWSVGAIDQRRLPHEFIVAKLTSCEDAAVAIRDMLVRGAPLIGATAAYGMALAMREDSSDAGLKRAYETLVVARPTAINLKWALDEMRIALAPIDPVERAEAAYARADEIVEQDVEINRGIAGNGLKLIEAIAAKKPGETVNVLTHCNAGWLATVDWGTATAPIYLAHERGIKVHVWVDETRPRNQGASLTAWELGHHGVPHTVIPDNTGGHLMQHGMVDLAIVGTDRVAANGDVCNKIGTYLKALAAHDNGVPFYVALPSPTIDFAVHDGIRDIPIEQRSGVEVTDMTGRTADGRLETVRIVPEGSPVANYAFDVTPARLVTGLITERGVLKPDRAALAAAFPERVAAAAD; from the coding sequence ATGAAGGTCGACGGCAAGCATTTCCGCAGCATCTGGCGCGAGCGTGATGGGTGGTCGGTCGGCGCGATCGACCAGCGCCGGCTGCCGCATGAGTTCATCGTCGCGAAGCTGACCTCGTGCGAGGACGCTGCCGTCGCCATCCGCGACATGCTGGTGCGCGGCGCGCCGCTGATCGGCGCGACCGCGGCCTATGGCATGGCGCTCGCCATGCGCGAGGATTCCTCCGACGCCGGCTTGAAGCGTGCTTACGAGACGCTCGTGGTGGCGCGGCCGACGGCGATCAATCTGAAATGGGCGCTGGACGAGATGCGCATCGCGCTCGCGCCGATCGATCCGGTGGAAAGGGCCGAGGCGGCTTACGCGCGTGCCGACGAGATCGTCGAGCAGGACGTCGAAATCAACCGCGGCATCGCCGGCAATGGTCTGAAGCTGATCGAGGCGATCGCAGCGAAGAAGCCGGGCGAGACGGTCAACGTGCTGACCCATTGCAACGCCGGCTGGCTCGCCACGGTCGATTGGGGCACAGCGACCGCGCCGATCTATCTTGCGCATGAGCGCGGCATCAAGGTCCATGTCTGGGTCGACGAGACGCGTCCGCGCAACCAGGGTGCCTCGCTCACCGCATGGGAGCTCGGCCATCACGGCGTGCCGCACACGGTGATTCCCGACAATACCGGCGGCCATCTGATGCAGCATGGCATGGTCGATCTCGCCATCGTCGGCACCGACCGCGTTGCTGCCAATGGCGACGTCTGCAACAAGATCGGTACCTATCTGAAGGCGCTCGCCGCGCATGACAACGGCGTGCCGTTCTACGTCGCGCTGCCGTCGCCGACGATCGACTTCGCCGTCCATGACGGCATCCGCGACATCCCGATCGAACAGCGCAGCGGCGTGGAGGTCACCGACATGACCGGCCGCACCGCCGACGGGAGGTTGGAGACGGTGCGCATCGTGCCCGAGGGCTCGCCGGTCGCGAATTACGCCTTCGACGTGACGCCTGCGCGGCTCGTGACGGGCCTCATCACCGAGCGCGGTGTGCTGAAGCCGGATCGCGCGGCGCTGGCGGCGGCATTTCCCGAGCGCGTCGCCGCCGCGGCAGACTAG
- a CDS encoding S-methyl-5'-thioadenosine phosphorylase encodes MAQAVLGIIGGSGIYDLPGLEGAREEVISSPWGEPSAPLRRGTIAGLPIVFLPRHDKGHRLSPSDINYRANIDVLKRAGVTDLISLSACGSFKEEMPPGTFVLVDQFVDRTHKRESSFFGRGCVAHVSMAHPVSPRLRIHLAAAAEAENIAIARGGTYVCMEGPQFSTYAESMTYKTLGYSVIGMTNMPEAKLAREAEICYATVAMVTDFDCWHPDHDAVTVQDIIRVLTSNADKAKALVARLAKDFPREHEPCPIGSDRALDTALITAPEARDPELLRKLDAVAGRVLRA; translated from the coding sequence ATGGCGCAGGCAGTATTGGGCATCATCGGCGGCTCGGGCATCTATGACCTGCCGGGCCTCGAAGGTGCGCGCGAAGAGGTGATCAGCAGCCCGTGGGGCGAGCCGTCGGCTCCCCTCAGGCGTGGCACCATCGCCGGCTTGCCGATCGTGTTCCTGCCGCGGCACGACAAGGGGCACCGCCTGTCGCCCTCCGACATCAATTATCGCGCCAATATCGACGTGCTCAAGCGCGCCGGCGTCACGGACCTGATCTCGCTGTCTGCCTGCGGCTCCTTCAAGGAGGAGATGCCCCCCGGCACCTTCGTGCTCGTCGACCAGTTCGTCGACCGCACCCACAAGCGGGAGAGCTCGTTCTTCGGCAGGGGCTGCGTCGCGCATGTGTCGATGGCACACCCGGTCTCGCCGCGGTTGCGCATCCACCTCGCGGCAGCGGCTGAAGCCGAGAATATCGCGATCGCGCGGGGCGGAACCTATGTCTGCATGGAGGGGCCGCAATTCTCCACCTACGCCGAGAGCATGACCTACAAGACGCTCGGTTATTCCGTGATCGGCATGACCAACATGCCCGAGGCGAAGCTCGCACGCGAGGCGGAGATCTGTTACGCCACGGTGGCGATGGTGACGGATTTCGATTGCTGGCATCCCGACCACGATGCGGTCACCGTGCAGGACATCATTCGCGTATTGACGTCGAACGCCGACAAGGCGAAGGCGCTGGTGGCGCGGCTGGCCAAGGATTTTCCGCGCGAGCACGAACCGTGCCCGATCGGCTCGGACCGCGCACTCGACACCGCGCTGATCACGGCGCCCGAGGCGCGCGATCCGGAGCTCCTCAGGAAACTCGACGCAGTCGCGGGGCGCGTGCTGCGTGCGTGA
- a CDS encoding phosphopantetheine-binding protein, with protein sequence MQAFDTELRNRIIKLVKGILEQNSLSADVTPSAKLVDAGLTSMDMVNLMLGVEAEFDFTIPQSEITPENFQSVETLERMIAAQLRLATAA encoded by the coding sequence ATGCAAGCCTTTGATACCGAATTGCGCAATCGCATCATCAAGCTGGTGAAGGGCATCCTCGAGCAGAATTCGCTCAGCGCCGACGTCACGCCGTCCGCCAAGCTGGTCGATGCCGGCCTGACCTCGATGGACATGGTCAATCTGATGCTCGGCGTCGAAGCCGAGTTCGACTTCACCATCCCACAGTCCGAGATCACGCCGGAGAACTTCCAGTCCGTCGAAACGCTGGAGCGGATGATCGCGGCCCAGCTGCGGTTGGCGACCGCGGCTTAA
- a CDS encoding acyl-CoA dehydrogenase family protein: MNVREAVLTVDETQTSFLEQTPSLIERAARTAAAAAADADGVDRDARFPHKAFEVAREQKLLGVMIPVEFGGFGASIYDVTDICYTLGRACASTAMIYAMHQTKVACVVRHGHGIPWMETMMRRVARDQWLLASSTTEGQNGGNIRASAAAVDHAGDTVSLVRDATVISYGAEADGLVTIARRATEAAASDQVLLALAKDDYSLKRTLGWETLGMRGTCSTGFELKVDCPADRVFPEAYDKIHAQTMTPFAHLCWSSAWAGIAAAAVTRAQAFIRKAARSSGGQMPPAAAHFTAAKMSLAKLRALIAANIDAFAHAEHDERALASLDFQSSITLLKVQASELAVETVMHAMRTAGLSGYRNDGEFTMGRHLRDVLSSPIMINNDRILANAATSTLMSGVPTSLRD, from the coding sequence ATGAACGTGCGTGAAGCAGTCCTCACTGTCGACGAAACGCAGACAAGCTTCCTGGAGCAGACGCCTTCCCTGATCGAGCGCGCCGCCCGGACCGCTGCTGCTGCTGCGGCCGACGCCGACGGCGTCGACCGCGACGCCCGTTTCCCGCACAAGGCCTTCGAGGTCGCGCGTGAGCAGAAGCTGCTCGGCGTCATGATCCCGGTCGAGTTCGGCGGCTTCGGCGCCTCCATCTACGACGTCACCGACATCTGCTACACGCTGGGACGCGCCTGCGCCTCGACCGCGATGATCTACGCGATGCACCAGACCAAGGTCGCTTGCGTCGTCAGGCACGGCCACGGCATCCCCTGGATGGAAACCATGATGCGCCGGGTCGCCCGCGACCAGTGGCTGCTCGCCTCCTCCACCACCGAAGGCCAGAACGGCGGCAACATCCGCGCCAGCGCCGCGGCCGTCGACCACGCGGGCGATACCGTTTCGCTGGTGCGCGACGCCACCGTGATCTCCTACGGCGCCGAGGCCGACGGCCTCGTCACCATCGCTCGACGCGCCACCGAGGCCGCAGCCTCCGACCAGGTGCTGCTGGCGCTCGCCAAGGACGATTACTCGCTGAAGCGGACGCTGGGCTGGGAAACGCTCGGCATGCGCGGCACCTGCTCGACCGGCTTCGAGCTGAAGGTCGATTGCCCCGCCGACCGCGTCTTCCCGGAAGCCTATGACAAGATCCATGCCCAGACCATGACGCCGTTCGCACATCTGTGCTGGTCGTCGGCCTGGGCCGGCATCGCCGCCGCAGCCGTGACCCGCGCGCAGGCCTTCATCCGCAAGGCGGCGCGCTCTTCCGGCGGCCAGATGCCGCCGGCCGCTGCGCATTTCACCGCCGCGAAGATGTCGCTGGCCAAGCTGCGCGCGCTGATCGCGGCCAACATCGATGCTTTCGCCCACGCCGAACACGACGAGCGCGCCCTCGCCTCGCTCGACTTCCAGTCCTCGATCACGCTTCTCAAGGTGCAGGCCTCCGAGCTCGCGGTCGAGACCGTGATGCACGCGATGCGCACGGCCGGCCTCTCCGGCTATCGCAACGACGGCGAGTTCACCATGGGCCGGCATCTCCGCGACGTGCTGTCGTCCCCGATCATGATCAACAACGACCGCATTCTGGCCAACGCCGCAACATCGACGCTGATGAGCGGGGTGCCGACAAGCCTTCGTGACTAA
- a CDS encoding amino acid--[acyl-carrier-protein] ligase has translation MNIAVLPDSPATAPQMIDPLDHLADKLFHRMGADGVYARTALYEGVVEKLAALITGHREAGTEVMRFPPVMSRAQLEKSGYLKSFPNLLGCVCGLHGTEREINAAVSRFDAGGDWTTSLSPADLVLSPAACYPVYPIAASRGPLPKGGLRFDVAADCFRREPSKHLDRLQSFRMREYVCIGTPDDVADFRERWMVRAQKIATDLGLTFRVDYASDPFFGRVGQMKAVSQKQQQLKFELLIPLRSEEQPTACMSFNYHREHFGTTWGIQDANGEPAHTGCVAFGMDRLAVAMFHTHGTDLSAWPAKVREIMGMQPPATVGAHGEGWR, from the coding sequence ATGAACATTGCCGTCCTCCCCGATTCGCCCGCCACCGCGCCGCAGATGATCGATCCGCTCGATCATCTCGCCGACAAGCTGTTCCATCGCATGGGCGCCGACGGCGTCTATGCCCGCACCGCGCTCTATGAAGGCGTCGTCGAGAAGCTCGCCGCGCTCATCACCGGCCATCGCGAGGCCGGCACCGAGGTGATGCGCTTCCCGCCGGTGATGAGCCGGGCCCAGCTGGAAAAATCCGGCTACCTCAAGAGCTTTCCGAACCTGCTCGGCTGCGTTTGCGGCCTGCACGGCACCGAGCGCGAGATCAACGCCGCGGTGAGCCGCTTCGATGCCGGCGGCGATTGGACCACCTCGCTCTCGCCCGCCGATCTCGTGCTGTCGCCGGCTGCCTGCTACCCGGTCTATCCGATCGCGGCGAGCCGCGGCCCCTTGCCGAAGGGCGGCCTGCGCTTCGACGTTGCCGCGGATTGCTTCCGCCGCGAGCCGTCGAAGCACCTCGACCGGCTGCAATCGTTCCGGATGCGCGAATATGTCTGCATCGGCACGCCCGACGACGTCGCCGACTTCCGCGAGCGCTGGATGGTGCGCGCGCAGAAGATCGCGACGGACCTCGGCCTGACCTTCCGCGTCGACTATGCCAGCGACCCCTTCTTCGGCCGCGTCGGACAGATGAAGGCGGTGAGCCAGAAGCAGCAGCAGCTCAAATTCGAGCTCCTCATTCCGCTGCGCTCGGAAGAGCAGCCGACGGCTTGCATGAGCTTCAACTATCACCGCGAGCATTTCGGCACGACCTGGGGAATCCAGGATGCCAATGGCGAGCCGGCCCACACGGGGTGCGTCGCCTTCGGCATGGATCGTCTGGCGGTCGCCATGTTCCACACCCACGGCACCGACCTTTCCGCTTGGCCCGCCAAAGTGCGGGAGATCATGGGCATGCAGCCGCCGGCGACGGTCGGCGCCCATGGCGAAGGTTGGCGCTAA
- a CDS encoding acyl-CoA acyltransferase, whose translation MIHTKIRCREITESDAEAVADLLTRGFVGRSRNYWIQGLRRQAFRPVPEGYPRFGYMLDNEGTPVGVLLLIYTERKNGEETAIQCNLSSWYVDPAYRNYAPLLTKIAQRHKDVTYFNISPAPWTWPIIETQGFRAYCRGIFFSVPALARVPRWSEIEVISPHAKTIEGLSEAETELLTRHARYNCLSLVCRTPKGTFPFILQPVRIRRGFIAPPAMKLIYCRSAAEYSACAGRIGRLLLRLGKIAVAIDSNGPVPGLVGIYTERRGRKYFKGPHRPQLGDLTDTELVLYGP comes from the coding sequence GTGATCCACACCAAAATCCGATGCCGCGAGATCACCGAGTCCGACGCAGAAGCGGTCGCGGACCTGCTGACGCGTGGCTTCGTGGGCCGCTCGCGTAACTATTGGATCCAGGGCCTGCGCCGGCAGGCCTTCCGGCCCGTGCCGGAGGGCTATCCGCGCTTCGGCTACATGCTGGACAATGAGGGCACGCCGGTCGGCGTGCTGCTGCTGATCTATACGGAACGCAAGAACGGCGAAGAGACCGCCATTCAGTGCAACCTGTCCAGCTGGTATGTCGATCCGGCCTACCGCAACTACGCCCCGCTGCTGACCAAGATCGCCCAGCGGCACAAGGACGTGACCTATTTCAACATCAGCCCGGCGCCGTGGACCTGGCCGATCATCGAGACCCAGGGCTTTCGCGCCTATTGCCGCGGCATATTCTTCTCGGTGCCGGCACTGGCGCGCGTCCCGCGCTGGAGCGAGATCGAGGTCATCTCGCCTCACGCCAAGACGATCGAGGGACTTTCCGAAGCCGAAACCGAGTTGCTGACGCGGCATGCGCGCTACAATTGCCTCAGCCTCGTCTGCCGCACGCCGAAGGGAACATTTCCGTTCATTCTGCAACCGGTGCGCATCCGCCGCGGCTTCATTGCGCCCCCAGCGATGAAGCTGATCTATTGCCGTAGCGCCGCGGAATATTCCGCCTGCGCAGGCCGTATCGGCCGGTTGCTGCTTCGGCTCGGCAAGATCGCGGTGGCGATCGATTCCAATGGACCGGTTCCCGGCCTTGTCGGTATTTATACCGAGCGGCGCGGCCGCAAATATTTCAAGGGCCCGCATCGGCCGCAGCTCGGAGATCTCACGGATACGGAACTCGTGTTGTACGGGCCGTAG
- a CDS encoding PAS-domain containing protein, which yields MISTCDNELGARREQGPEALVALSQLALDHMEQGVCVYDADNRIVLVNQRYLSLFGMSADIVRVGTSYREVLAHSAGRGNFPESEIDALYSARIAEIAGGKPFRTEQRLATGLVMSLELKPLPGGGWMTICDDVTRLARLEAELRVQTERSQHALANMSHGLIMYDADSSVVVCNERFLNLYNLDPAIVKPGVSHHAVLDHWLSRGNMPGMPADEFQHSRLEDVRARRAKTMLVMRYDGRMVQTVSRFLPDGGWVTVHEDVTERLQYEETLRQQNFILDAALENMAHGLAFYDSDMRLRVCNTTYRKIYLLSPEETRPGTHLAELIERSIANGAFASEYSPQQILEAARARIASRDCSPMRRRMSNDTVISVRYCALPEGGFVATYEDITEREHAIGELSEQYRRFDAALNNMSQGLCMLDSSLRVIVCNRRYIEMYGLSPDIVKPGVSMREIMEHSCELGIHPNMTGARLYADYVERLREGEHTLHRHLNDGRIIKLNHKRMEQGGWVVTYEDVTERHKAQARVAHMARHDSLTDLPNRTLFREKMSEGLNQVAIAGGAMAVLCFDLDNFKTVNDRLGHAAGDRLLRWVAARLKENVGEHDTVARLGGDEFAVLQRGPQPQSAEKLARRLVEIIGRPPPLESQSIHVGASVGIAIAPDHGLDADELMKCADLALYQAKAKGRGAYQLFEPEMEEEARSRHALEQDLRGALEAREFHLVFQPQMRLDSSELTGFEALLRWKHPSRGFISPAEFIPIAEENGLIVPLGEWVLRSACATAASWPGVAVAVNLSPVQFRSRGLVAMVTSALAEAGLPPQRLELEVTETALLDDSEATIEILHQLRALGVRVSLDDFGVGYSSLSYLRKFPFDRIKIDRSFVGTLGESPESVAIVRTIASLGSVLGVETTAEGVETEEQLDFVRECGCTAVQGYYFGKPCPASEVGRTIETLNTVRRVA from the coding sequence ATGATTTCGACCTGCGACAACGAGCTTGGTGCACGCCGCGAGCAGGGCCCGGAAGCCCTGGTCGCGCTGAGCCAGCTTGCGCTCGACCACATGGAACAGGGCGTCTGCGTCTACGATGCCGACAACCGGATCGTGCTGGTCAACCAACGCTACCTGTCCCTGTTCGGCATGTCGGCCGACATCGTGCGGGTGGGGACGAGCTACCGCGAGGTGCTCGCGCACAGCGCCGGCCGCGGCAACTTTCCGGAAAGCGAGATCGATGCGCTCTATTCGGCGCGGATCGCGGAGATCGCGGGGGGAAAACCGTTCCGGACCGAGCAGCGGCTAGCCACCGGCCTCGTCATGTCGCTCGAGCTGAAGCCGCTTCCCGGCGGCGGCTGGATGACGATCTGCGACGATGTCACCCGCCTCGCCCGGCTCGAAGCGGAATTGCGCGTGCAGACCGAGCGCAGCCAGCACGCGCTCGCCAACATGTCGCACGGCCTCATCATGTACGACGCCGACAGCAGCGTCGTCGTCTGCAACGAGCGCTTCCTGAACCTCTACAACCTCGATCCCGCAATCGTGAAACCGGGCGTCTCGCATCATGCGGTGCTCGACCATTGGCTGTCGCGCGGCAACATGCCCGGCATGCCGGCCGACGAATTCCAGCATTCCAGATTGGAGGACGTGCGCGCCAGGCGGGCCAAGACCATGCTGGTGATGCGCTATGACGGACGCATGGTGCAGACGGTCTCCCGTTTCCTGCCCGATGGCGGCTGGGTGACCGTGCACGAGGATGTCACGGAGCGGCTGCAATATGAGGAGACGCTGAGGCAGCAGAACTTCATCCTCGACGCGGCGCTGGAGAACATGGCGCACGGGCTCGCCTTCTACGACAGCGACATGCGCCTGCGCGTCTGCAACACCACTTATCGCAAGATCTACCTGCTGTCGCCGGAAGAGACCAGGCCCGGCACGCATCTCGCCGAGCTGATCGAGCGTTCGATAGCGAACGGCGCGTTTGCCTCGGAATACAGCCCGCAGCAGATCCTCGAAGCTGCCCGCGCGCGGATCGCGAGCCGCGATTGCTCGCCGATGCGACGGCGCATGTCGAACGACACGGTCATCTCGGTACGCTATTGCGCGCTGCCCGAGGGTGGCTTCGTCGCCACCTATGAGGATATCACCGAGCGCGAACATGCGATCGGGGAGCTGAGCGAGCAGTACCGCCGCTTCGACGCGGCGCTGAACAACATGAGCCAGGGTCTGTGCATGCTCGACTCGAGCCTGCGCGTGATCGTCTGCAATCGCCGCTATATCGAGATGTACGGCCTGTCGCCCGACATCGTGAAGCCCGGCGTCTCGATGCGCGAGATCATGGAGCATAGCTGCGAGCTCGGCATCCACCCGAACATGACGGGGGCAAGGCTCTATGCCGACTATGTCGAACGGCTGCGCGAGGGCGAGCACACGCTGCACCGGCACCTGAACGACGGCCGCATCATCAAGCTCAATCACAAGCGCATGGAGCAAGGCGGCTGGGTCGTCACCTATGAGGACGTCACCGAGCGGCACAAGGCCCAGGCCCGGGTGGCGCATATGGCGCGGCACGATTCTCTGACGGATCTGCCCAATCGCACGCTGTTCCGCGAGAAGATGAGCGAGGGTCTGAACCAGGTCGCGATCGCCGGCGGCGCGATGGCGGTGCTGTGCTTCGACCTCGACAATTTCAAGACGGTCAACGACCGCCTCGGCCATGCCGCGGGCGACCGCCTGCTGCGCTGGGTCGCGGCGCGCCTGAAGGAGAATGTCGGCGAGCACGACACCGTCGCGCGTCTTGGCGGCGACGAATTCGCCGTGCTGCAGCGCGGGCCGCAACCACAATCGGCGGAGAAGCTTGCGCGGCGCCTGGTCGAGATCATTGGCCGTCCCCCGCCGCTGGAGAGCCAGTCCATCCATGTCGGCGCCTCCGTCGGCATCGCCATCGCGCCCGATCACGGGCTCGATGCCGACGAATTGATGAAATGCGCCGACCTCGCGCTGTACCAGGCCAAGGCCAAGGGGCGCGGGGCCTATCAGCTGTTCGAGCCCGAGATGGAGGAAGAGGCGCGCAGCCGCCACGCGCTCGAGCAGGATCTGCGCGGCGCGCTGGAGGCACGCGAATTCCACCTGGTGTTCCAGCCGCAGATGCGGCTCGATTCGTCGGAGCTCACCGGCTTCGAGGCCCTGCTGCGCTGGAAACATCCGTCGCGCGGCTTCATCTCGCCGGCCGAGTTCATTCCGATCGCGGAAGAAAACGGGCTGATCGTGCCGCTCGGCGAATGGGTGCTGCGCAGCGCCTGTGCGACCGCCGCGTCCTGGCCTGGTGTCGCCGTCGCGGTGAACCTGTCGCCGGTGCAATTCCGCTCGCGCGGATTGGTGGCAATGGTCACGAGCGCGCTCGCCGAAGCCGGCCTGCCGCCGCAGCGTCTCGAGCTCGAAGTCACCGAGACGGCCCTGCTCGACGACAGTGAAGCGACCATCGAGATCCTGCACCAGCTCCGCGCGCTGGGCGTCCGCGTCAGCCTCGACGACTTCGGCGTCGGCTATTCCTCGCTGAGTTACCTGCGCAAATTTCCGTTCGACCGCATCAAGATCGACCGTTCCTTCGTCGGCACGCTCGGCGAAAGCCCCGAGAGCGTTGCCATCGTCCGCACCATCGCCAGCCTCGGTTCCGTGCTCGGCGTCGAGACCACGGCTGAGGGTGTGGAGACCGAGGAGCAACTCGACTTCGTGCGCGAATGCGGCTGCACGGCCGTGCAGGGCTATTATTTCGGCAAGCCCTGCCCCGCATCGGAAGTCGGCCGCACCATCGAGACGCTGAACACGGTCCGGCGCGTGGCGTAA